The following DNA comes from Nitrogeniibacter aestuarii.
CAAGTCACGAGGATAAACAAAAGGCCGGTCACTCGCGACCGGCCCTATTACCACCGAACGATACGAACCGCCGGACGGCGGTGAGTCATCAGACAAAGATATTGATTTGTGATCCCACTGTTGCCTCCGGATCGGGCGTGGGCTGGGTCTGCGGCAGGCTGTTGATCAGCTGCTGCGCATTCTGCGCCTGGATCTCCTGTGCCCGCTTCTGGACCTCATTGGATACCTGGGTTCGCAAGTCCATTTGCGACGCAGACGAAGCGCTTGAAACATCCATCTTTTCAGTCCCGGAAGTTACCGTACTGTAGAGGATAGTCTTTGATCTCAGCCTTCACCAGGGTGATACACGCTTGCAGGTCGTCGCGCTTCTTGCCTGTGATGCGCACGACATCACCCTGAATGGCGGCCTGCGTCTTCACCTTTGAATCCTTGATCATTTTGACGATCTTCTTGGCCAGATCCTGCTCAACGCCGACACGAACCTTCAGCTCCTGCTTGACCTTGTTTCCACCGACCGTTTGCAGGTCACCGTACTCGAGACAGCGAACATCGATTTGCTTCGCGGTCATCTCGGGCAGCAGGATCTGCTTCATTTGGTCCAGCTGAAAGTCATTGTCACCATGCAAGGTGAGGAGCTTGTCATTCTGTTCGATACGGGCATCCGTGCCCTTGAAGTCGTAACGATTGGTGATCTTGCGATTGGCGCTCTCCACGGCATTGCGCAGATCGACCATCTCGACTTCAGAGCTGATATCGAATGAAGGCATCTTGTTTTTTCCTCGACAGATTTCTCAATGACAACGCTCAAAGAGAACGGCCGCACTCGGCGGCCGTCGGCGGGTCATCAACCGAAGTGACAGACGTAATGCAGTGGCGTGCCCACCACCTGAATGTCAAAACTCGAATTGCCCGGCACCTCGAAAGTCTGCCCGGCCTCGAAACTACGCCATTCGGCATCGCCGCCGAGGCGCACGCTACATGCACCACTGACGATCTCCATCACTTCCGGCGCAGCAGTGTTAAAGGTCAGCGTGGCCGGCATGATGATGCCGACGGACTTCTTCGTTCCGTCAGACAGCGTCACACTGTGGCTCACGCACTTGCCCCCGAAATAGACGTTGGCCGTCTTTTCGACAGACACGTTTTCAATCACGGCGTCCTGCGACATGGTCCCCTCTCCTTCCCTTGTTACGATGACGTGGCCGGTCCTTATTCGATCCCCATGATCTTGGCGATCAGCCCCTTGGCCACAAACCCGACAAACCCGAGCCCGAGCGCCAGGAACATCCACACCGTTCCGTAGCGCCCAGCCTTCGACTGTTTCGCCAGATTGCCAATAATGAACAGCATGTAAAGAATCAGGCCGGTAAAACATACCTTAAGCGAAATTTCTTCAA
Coding sequences within:
- a CDS encoding putative motility protein gives rise to the protein MDVSSASSASQMDLRTQVSNEVQKRAQEIQAQNAQQLINSLPQTQPTPDPEATVGSQINIFV
- a CDS encoding YajQ family cyclic di-GMP-binding protein, with the translated sequence MPSFDISSEVEMVDLRNAVESANRKITNRYDFKGTDARIEQNDKLLTLHGDNDFQLDQMKQILLPEMTAKQIDVRCLEYGDLQTVGGNKVKQELKVRVGVEQDLAKKIVKMIKDSKVKTQAAIQGDVVRITGKKRDDLQACITLVKAEIKDYPLQYGNFRD
- the ppnP gene encoding pyrimidine/purine nucleoside phosphorylase; its protein translation is MSQDAVIENVSVEKTANVYFGGKCVSHSVTLSDGTKKSVGIIMPATLTFNTAAPEVMEIVSGACSVRLGGDAEWRSFEAGQTFEVPGNSSFDIQVVGTPLHYVCHFG
- a CDS encoding DUF2788 domain-containing protein, translated to MDSGPLIFGLTVAEFEEISLKVCFTGLILYMLFIIGNLAKQSKAGRYGTVWMFLALGLGFVGFVAKGLIAKIMGIE